One window of the Zea mays cultivar B73 chromosome 3, Zm-B73-REFERENCE-NAM-5.0, whole genome shotgun sequence genome contains the following:
- the LOC118476815 gene encoding uncharacterized protein: MADYGLWHSRIPAHYITIESLENDTHIRHSTLLPWLQNGQEKTVSSLSIRFLGGGLAADFLFPMVQLLFFLAGARRRQGGGKGTGEDLGTWRRAAATTVAQLSQDKRIAGDGGSRATFSGGGYVALGSPPSPSAEFSERAVVWTKEPAAGEKSGVACPSI, encoded by the exons ATGGCTGACTATGGGCTATGGCATTCGAGAATACCAGCACATTACATTACGATT GAAAGCTTGGAAAATGATACTCACATTCGGCACTCAACACTACTCCCGTGGTTGCAGAATGGGCAGGAAAAGACAGTGTCAAGCTTGTCCATCCGCTTCTTAGGAGGTGGCTTAGCAGCTGACTTTCTCTTCCCCATGGTTcagcttcttttctt CCTGGCTGGTGCTCGTCGGCGGCAAGGAGGCGGCAAAGGGACCGGCGAAGACCTGGGCACCTGGAGAagggcggcggcgacgacggtcGCCCAGCTGTCGCAAGACAAACGAATCGCGGGAGACGGCGGATCGAGGGCTACCTTCTCCGGCGGCGGATACGTCGCCCTTGGTTCGCCTCCTTCGCCCTCCGCGGAGTTTTCCGAGCGCGCGGTCGTGTGGACGAAGGAACCGGCTGCGGGGGAGAAATCCGGCGTAGCGTGCCCATCCATTTAG